Part of the Candidatus Methylomirabilota bacterium genome, ACGCCGTCGCGGACTGGGACGCCATGTTTGCCGTCAATACGCGCGCGACGTGGCTGCTCGCGAAGGCGGGCTACCAGGCGCTCAAAGCCTCGCGCGGCGCCATCGTCGCCATCGCGTCCATGTCCGGCAGCAATGCGCACGCGAACCTGGGCGCCTACGGGCCGAGCAAGGCTGCCATCATCATGCTGGTCAAGGTACTGGCCCAGGAGCTCGGCCGCGACGGCATCCGCGTCAACTCGGTCTCGCCCGGCATGGTGCGCACCGGCATGACCGCCAAGGTGTATGCCGATCCGCGCGTGGCCGCCGAGCGCGATGCGCTGGTGCCGCTCGGCCGTGTCGCCACGCCGGAGGACATGGCCGACGTCGTTGCCTTCCTCCTTGGGCACGACGCGCGCTACGTCAACGGCCACGATCTCGTCGTCGACGGCGGCGTGACCGGCAATCTCCTCGGTCGCCTGCCCGGGCTCCAGCAGATCACCCGCAGCTGATGTGGTAGGATCGCGAGAAATCTAGCAAAGGAGCCCTCCTGTGACCATCAAGCTCGGCATGTTCACCATGCCTTTTCACCATCCCGACCGTGACTACGCCGCCCTGCTCGCGGAGGACCAGGAGGCCATCGTCCTCGCGGATCGACTGGGCTTCAGCGAAGCGTTCGTGGGCGAGCACTTCAGCTCCTGGAGCGAGCGCATCACCTCGCCGCTGATGTTCTTCGCCACGCTCATCTCGCGCACCAAGCAGATCCGCTTCGGAACGGGCGTGCTCAACCTGCCGCAGAGCCACCCGGTCACGGTGGCGGCGCACGCGGCCATGTTCGACCAACTGTGTCAGGGTCGCTTCATCATGGGCATCGGCCCGGGTGGCCTGGTCAGCGACCTCGAGATCTTCGACCTCGGCCAGGCGGAGCTGCGGCCGCAAATGGTGCTCGAGTCCATCGACACCGTCCTCAAGCTCTGGTCCCAGGACCCGCCCTACGAGATCGACGGGAAGTTCTGGAAGATCTCACTGACCAAGGGCATCTGGCCGGAATTCAAGGTGGGCTATATTCCGCGCCCATACCAGAAGCCGCATCCGCCCATCGCGCTCTCGCTCATCACGCCCAATTCCAGCAGCGGCAAGACCGCCGGCGAGCGCGGGTGGATTCCCATCTCGGGCCAGTTCTTCCACAAGCGCTATCTCCGCGGGCACTGGGAGAAGTACGTCGAGGGATGCGAGGCCGCCGGCCGGCGCCCCGATCCCGACATCTGGCGCGTCTCGCGCAGCATCCTGGTCACGGAGACGGACGCTGAGGCCGAGGACTATCTCGCCGATCCCGACAATGGACTCTCGTTCTACTACACTTTCTTCCACCACAGCTTCTCGCAGGGGCGCAAGGCGCTCTTCATGCTCAAGCCGGACCTCGAGGTGCCCGACGAGGACGTCACCGTGGACACGGTCAAGCGCGCGCTGATCATCGCCGGCAGCCCGCGCCGCGTGCTCGACCAGTTGGTGGCCCTGCGCGAGGAGACCGGCCACTTCGGCACGCTCCTCATGGGCGGCCACGACTGGGACCAGCCCAAGCTGTGGCAGCGCTCAATGGAGCTGCTCGCGAACGACGTGATGCCGAAGTTCGCGCGCCACGCGGCAGCCACCCCGCCGCGCTGAGCGCGCTGGAGAGCGCGGGTTGACACGGCCCCCCAGGATGACTACAATGTAGTCACAACTCAAACACGGATCTGCCAAGGAGACATCATGA contains:
- a CDS encoding SDR family oxidoreductase; this translates as MRVLVTGAASGIGRATCLRLARDAKSQGGKARIAAVDLAPSPGLDSLVAELAALGADALPLHADMGSADAPARAVGEAVASFGGLDGIVSNAGINRPGALMEYAVADWDAMFAVNTRATWLLAKAGYQALKASRGAIVAIASMSGSNAHANLGAYGPSKAAIIMLVKVLAQELGRDGIRVNSVSPGMVRTGMTAKVYADPRVAAERDALVPLGRVATPEDMADVVAFLLGHDARYVNGHDLVVDGGVTGNLLGRLPGLQQITRS
- a CDS encoding LLM class flavin-dependent oxidoreductase, translating into MTIKLGMFTMPFHHPDRDYAALLAEDQEAIVLADRLGFSEAFVGEHFSSWSERITSPLMFFATLISRTKQIRFGTGVLNLPQSHPVTVAAHAAMFDQLCQGRFIMGIGPGGLVSDLEIFDLGQAELRPQMVLESIDTVLKLWSQDPPYEIDGKFWKISLTKGIWPEFKVGYIPRPYQKPHPPIALSLITPNSSSGKTAGERGWIPISGQFFHKRYLRGHWEKYVEGCEAAGRRPDPDIWRVSRSILVTETDAEAEDYLADPDNGLSFYYTFFHHSFSQGRKALFMLKPDLEVPDEDVTVDTVKRALIIAGSPRRVLDQLVALREETGHFGTLLMGGHDWDQPKLWQRSMELLANDVMPKFARHAAATPPR